In one window of Agromyces badenianii DNA:
- the dhaL gene encoding dihydroxyacetone kinase subunit DhaL, with translation MGLDITWAVDWVRRSAQVISEHRVELITLDREIGDGDHGENMDRGFQAVLPKLDDLAAGSTPGDVLKLVATTLISTVGGAAGPLYGTAYLKAAAAAGSAVSLDGPAIAAILTAARDGIVARGKAEPGDKTMIDAWTPAVDAADAAAAAGTDPTGVFAAAADAAEAGAVATEPLVARKGRASYLGERSAGHRDPGAESSALLLRAAADAAAASAGA, from the coding sequence GTGGGATTGGACATCACGTGGGCCGTGGACTGGGTCAGACGGAGCGCACAGGTCATCTCGGAGCACCGCGTCGAGTTGATCACGCTCGATCGTGAGATCGGCGACGGCGATCATGGCGAGAACATGGATCGTGGTTTCCAGGCCGTGCTGCCGAAGCTCGACGACCTCGCGGCAGGCTCCACGCCCGGTGATGTGCTGAAGTTGGTGGCGACGACGCTCATCTCGACCGTCGGGGGAGCGGCCGGTCCGCTGTACGGCACCGCCTATCTGAAGGCCGCTGCAGCGGCCGGCAGTGCCGTCTCCCTCGATGGACCGGCGATCGCCGCCATCCTGACCGCCGCCCGTGACGGCATCGTCGCGCGCGGCAAGGCGGAGCCCGGCGACAAGACGATGATCGACGCCTGGACTCCGGCCGTCGATGCAGCGGATGCCGCGGCGGCAGCGGGAACCGATCCCACAGGTGTCTTCGCCGCCGCGGCAGACGCCGCCGAGGCCGGCGCAGTGGCGACCGAACCGCTCGTCGCGAGAAAAGGACGTGCGAGCTACCTCGGCGAACGCTCCGCCGGCCATCGCGACCCCGGCGCCGAGTCGAGCGCCCTCCTCCTCCGGGCCGCGGCCGACGCGGCGGCCGCGTCTGCGGGAGCGTGA
- the dhaM gene encoding dihydroxyacetone kinase phosphoryl donor subunit DhaM, protein MSTPGKVGLVFVSHSAGIADGLVALARQMAPTATLVAAGGTDDGRIGTSFDLVTAGIAEADAGAGVAVLCDLGSAILTAETALDFLDDEARARVRIVDAPLVEGGVAAAVAAESGESLEQVVAAARSAWNRASEDDSASGGSDATGDSEPTGGAEARAADAAAGAGHAASGYSRSIRLVNADGLHARPAAELVKLAGTFPQKVTINGTDAKSLLGIMSLGLTKGAPVDIASDDAEGRAAVDAIAELAESGFGEA, encoded by the coding sequence GTGAGCACCCCCGGCAAGGTCGGTCTCGTCTTCGTCTCGCATTCCGCCGGCATCGCCGACGGCCTGGTCGCCCTCGCTCGTCAGATGGCGCCTACCGCGACGCTCGTCGCCGCGGGCGGCACCGACGACGGCCGCATCGGCACGAGCTTCGACCTCGTGACCGCGGGCATCGCCGAAGCCGATGCGGGCGCGGGCGTCGCAGTGCTGTGCGATCTCGGCTCGGCGATCCTCACGGCCGAGACCGCTCTCGACTTCCTCGACGACGAAGCTCGCGCTCGAGTGCGAATCGTCGACGCCCCGCTCGTCGAGGGCGGGGTGGCTGCGGCGGTCGCCGCCGAGTCGGGGGAGTCGTTGGAGCAGGTCGTCGCCGCGGCCCGATCGGCCTGGAACAGGGCGAGCGAGGATGACTCGGCGTCGGGCGGATCCGACGCGACGGGCGACTCCGAACCCACGGGCGGTGCAGAAGCCCGAGCAGCGGATGCCGCGGCCGGCGCCGGCCACGCGGCATCCGGCTATTCGCGAAGCATCCGACTCGTGAACGCCGATGGTCTGCACGCGCGACCCGCCGCCGAGCTCGTCAAGCTCGCCGGCACGTTTCCGCAGAAGGTCACCATCAACGGCACCGACGCGAAGAGCCTGCTCGGCATCATGTCGCTCGGCCTCACGAAGGGCGCCCCGGTCGATATCGCGAGCGATGACGCCGAAGGGCGGGCGGCCGTCGATGCGATCGCCGAACTGGCCGAGTCGGGGTTCGGCGAGGCTTGA
- a CDS encoding MIP/aquaporin family protein, which translates to MDNLGVLFLSELVGTAMLVLLGCGVVANVALAKTKGFNGGFLMVTFGWGFAVFAGVIVAYASGAHINPAVTLGLVANGATEFGNAGLGITVPVDFLSVIAYIGAQLIGAIIGAVIVWLAYKQHFDEEPQAAPKLGVFSTGPGIRNYAWNLVTEIIGTFVLVFVVIGFGGGRQGDGGLAALGALPVALLVIGIGVSLGGPTGYAINPARDLGPRIAHAVLPIKGKGDSDWSYSWVPVVGPIIGGLIAGWAAIPLLPLIT; encoded by the coding sequence GTGGACAATCTCGGAGTGTTGTTCCTGAGCGAGCTCGTCGGAACGGCGATGCTCGTGCTCCTCGGCTGTGGTGTGGTCGCCAACGTGGCCCTCGCCAAGACGAAGGGCTTCAACGGCGGATTCCTCATGGTGACGTTCGGCTGGGGCTTCGCGGTCTTCGCCGGTGTCATCGTCGCCTACGCGTCCGGCGCGCACATCAACCCGGCCGTCACCCTCGGACTCGTCGCAAACGGCGCAACCGAGTTCGGCAATGCGGGGCTCGGCATCACCGTCCCGGTCGACTTCCTCTCGGTGATCGCCTACATCGGTGCGCAGTTGATCGGTGCGATCATCGGCGCGGTGATCGTCTGGCTCGCCTACAAGCAGCACTTCGACGAGGAGCCTCAGGCGGCCCCGAAGCTCGGCGTGTTCTCGACGGGCCCAGGCATTCGCAACTACGCCTGGAACCTCGTGACCGAGATCATCGGCACCTTCGTGCTGGTGTTCGTCGTGATCGGCTTCGGCGGCGGTCGTCAGGGCGACGGCGGGCTCGCCGCGCTCGGCGCTCTGCCGGTGGCGCTGCTCGTGATCGGTATCGGCGTCTCCCTCGGTGGTCCGACCGGGTATGCGATCAACCCCGCACGTGACCTCGGGCCCCGCATCGCCCACGCGGTCCTGCCCATCAAGGGCAAGGGCGACAGCGACTGGTCGTACTCGTGGGTGCCCGTCGTCGGCCCGATCATCGGCGGACTGATCGCCGGGTGGGCGGCGATCCCGCTGCTTCCCCTCATCACCTGA
- a CDS encoding GNAT family N-acetyltransferase, which yields MGVDDGAREGLAEIGFVTTAPQYPGRGVATALMQQLMELPYDEFVLRDIKDTNVPALELYAKLRFIETERRPVRFAKRAGSAPTCRRVSAERLARPADRSVLRSSVRRPFTRSV from the coding sequence ATGGGCGTCGATGACGGGGCTCGTGAAGGTCTCGCGGAGATCGGATTCGTGACGACAGCGCCTCAGTATCCGGGCAGGGGAGTGGCCACCGCGCTCATGCAGCAGCTCATGGAACTGCCGTACGACGAGTTCGTGCTTCGCGATATCAAGGACACGAACGTTCCCGCACTCGAGCTCTACGCCAAGCTCAGGTTCATCGAGACCGAGCGGCGACCGGTCAGGTTCGCGAAGCGAGCGGGGTCTGCACCTACGTGTCGGCGGGTCTCAGCCGAACGTCTGGCGCGCCCCGCTGATCGCTCAGTTCTTCGCTCGTCCGTTCGTCGGCCGTTCACCCGCAGCGTGTAG
- a CDS encoding epoxide hydrolase family protein: MEINTTAIRPFRIEIPQAQLDDLNARLSATRWADELPDVGWTYGTPVSYLKELAEHWRTSYDWREHEAKLNDFPQFTTTIDGQNVHFLHVRSPEPHAMPLIITHGWPGSIVEFMNIIGPLTDPRAHGGDPADAFHVIAPSMPGFGFSGPTRETGWDMARIARAWAELMSRLGYERYGAQGGDTGAVISPMLGRIDSGHVVGVHVNGSLGFPSGDPAELADLTEAEQARLAAMQRQMADGTGYAVIQSTRPQTVGVGLADSPAGQLAWIVERFKEWTDPAAELPEDAVDRDQMLTNISVYWLTKTATSAARLYKEGQASWGQAAQRSEVPSGVAVFPGDFGIRAIAERDDNVVHWSEFDRGGHFPAMEVPDLLVADVRAFFRELR; this comes from the coding sequence ATGGAGATCAACACCACCGCCATCCGGCCGTTCCGCATCGAGATTCCTCAGGCCCAACTCGACGATCTGAATGCCCGGCTCTCCGCCACGCGCTGGGCGGACGAGCTGCCCGACGTGGGGTGGACGTACGGCACTCCGGTGAGCTATCTGAAGGAGCTCGCCGAGCACTGGCGAACCTCCTACGACTGGCGCGAGCACGAGGCGAAGCTGAACGATTTCCCGCAGTTCACGACCACGATCGACGGGCAGAACGTTCACTTCCTGCACGTGCGCTCACCCGAGCCGCACGCGATGCCGCTCATCATCACCCACGGCTGGCCCGGATCGATCGTGGAGTTCATGAACATCATCGGGCCGCTCACCGACCCTCGCGCCCACGGGGGAGACCCGGCCGACGCGTTCCACGTCATCGCCCCCTCGATGCCCGGATTCGGCTTCTCGGGGCCGACGCGAGAGACCGGATGGGACATGGCGCGAATCGCCCGCGCCTGGGCCGAGCTGATGAGCCGGCTCGGCTACGAGCGCTACGGCGCCCAGGGCGGCGACACCGGCGCGGTGATCTCGCCGATGCTCGGGCGCATCGACTCCGGGCATGTCGTCGGCGTTCATGTGAACGGGAGCCTCGGATTCCCATCGGGCGATCCGGCCGAGCTCGCCGACCTGACCGAGGCGGAGCAGGCGCGGCTCGCCGCGATGCAACGGCAGATGGCGGATGGCACGGGGTACGCCGTCATCCAATCGACGAGGCCGCAGACAGTCGGCGTGGGACTCGCGGACTCGCCGGCCGGGCAGCTCGCCTGGATCGTAGAGAGGTTCAAGGAGTGGACCGATCCCGCGGCCGAGCTCCCTGAGGACGCGGTCGATCGTGACCAGATGCTCACCAACATCAGCGTCTACTGGCTCACCAAAACCGCCACGTCGGCTGCGCGACTCTACAAGGAGGGACAAGCCAGCTGGGGCCAAGCGGCGCAACGATCCGAAGTGCCGTCCGGCGTTGCGGTGTTCCCCGGCGATTTCGGCATTCGGGCGATCGCCGAACGCGACGACAACGTCGTCCACTGGTCGGAGTTCGACCGCGGCGGCCACTTCCCGGCAATGGAGGTTCCGGATCTCCTCGTCGCCGACGTGCGCGCATTCTTCCGCGAACTCCGGTAG
- the dhaK gene encoding dihydroxyacetone kinase subunit DhaK, which produces MKKIINDPKRVVDESVAGFGLAHADLVRVELDPIRIVRADAPVAGKVGIVSGGGSGHEPLHAGYVGFGMLDAAVPGAVFTSPTPDPILAATKAVDGGAGVLHIVKNYTGDVLNFETAADLASVDGIEVRAVITNDDVAVKDSLYTAGRRGVAGTVLVEKIAGAAAERGDSLDQVVAVAERVNANARSMGLALTPCIVPHAGEPSFTLAEDEIEIGIGIHGEPGRERIQLESADRLVDRLLAPILEDLPYERGERTLLFVNGMGGTPQIELYVAYRRAAEVLEERGIEIARSLVGNFITALEMQGMSITLLKLDDEMVELWDAPVQTAALRWGR; this is translated from the coding sequence GTGAAGAAGATCATCAACGACCCGAAGCGGGTCGTCGACGAGTCGGTCGCAGGGTTCGGGCTCGCCCACGCCGATCTCGTGCGAGTCGAACTGGATCCGATCCGTATCGTGCGCGCCGATGCCCCGGTCGCCGGCAAGGTCGGCATCGTCAGCGGTGGCGGCAGCGGGCACGAGCCACTGCACGCAGGCTATGTCGGGTTCGGCATGCTCGACGCCGCCGTGCCGGGTGCGGTGTTCACCTCGCCCACGCCCGATCCGATCCTCGCCGCGACCAAAGCGGTCGACGGCGGGGCCGGGGTGCTCCACATCGTGAAGAACTACACGGGCGACGTGCTGAACTTCGAGACGGCGGCGGACCTGGCATCCGTCGACGGCATCGAGGTGCGCGCCGTCATCACGAACGACGACGTCGCCGTCAAGGACTCGCTCTACACGGCCGGACGGCGGGGTGTCGCCGGCACGGTGCTGGTCGAGAAGATCGCCGGCGCAGCGGCCGAGCGAGGCGACTCACTCGACCAGGTCGTCGCCGTCGCCGAGCGGGTCAACGCCAACGCGCGATCGATGGGGCTCGCGTTGACGCCCTGCATCGTGCCCCATGCCGGTGAGCCGAGCTTCACACTCGCAGAGGACGAGATCGAGATCGGCATCGGTATCCACGGTGAGCCCGGCCGGGAACGCATCCAGCTCGAATCGGCCGATCGGCTGGTCGATCGACTGCTCGCGCCGATCCTCGAAGATCTGCCCTACGAGCGCGGCGAACGCACGTTGCTGTTCGTCAACGGAATGGGCGGCACTCCGCAGATCGAGCTCTACGTGGCGTACCGTCGTGCAGCGGAGGTGCTCGAGGAACGGGGCATCGAGATCGCCCGTTCGCTCGTCGGCAACTTCATCACGGCGCTCGAGATGCAGGGCATGTCGATCACGCTGTTGAAGCTCGATGACGAGATGGTCGAATTGTGGGACGCCCCGGTGCAGACGGCTGCACTGCGGTGGGGAAGATAG
- a CDS encoding alpha/beta fold hydrolase codes for MSRFTPPIDDQHYDVEPVPARPDRGRRLLRRTLIVIGAFIGVIVVAIGGVKLADVALTARERAEHAAPGSLVDVDGHSMHVVVEGDGDHTIVLVPGLGTSSPVFDFEPLTEALSEHSRVAVVEPFGYGWSDSTDREMTAVNVAHDIHAALVGADVPGPYVIAAHSIGGLYAQQFADLYPEDTAAVVGIDPTMPRTFDFAPATEGGVDPFAAPIPEYFGWATAMGWTRILQGVVGDDPQLTSGASSADGYSRANLEMQRTLTNWSAMSSNVMDQAGRLAETIGEVENLRFSERTPVLLFTAQSEHGDDAEWLTRARDDYLASSGCAATVGVDAGHYLHHTASSTLATEIQHFLDRCVAPA; via the coding sequence ATGAGCCGTTTCACCCCGCCCATTGATGATCAGCACTACGACGTCGAGCCGGTTCCCGCTCGACCTGACCGGGGGCGCCGCCTGCTTCGGCGCACGCTCATCGTGATCGGCGCGTTCATCGGGGTGATCGTCGTCGCGATCGGGGGCGTGAAACTCGCCGATGTCGCGCTCACCGCGCGGGAACGCGCCGAGCACGCGGCGCCCGGTTCGCTCGTCGACGTGGACGGCCATTCCATGCACGTCGTCGTCGAGGGCGACGGTGACCACACGATCGTGCTGGTTCCGGGGCTCGGCACCTCCTCCCCCGTCTTCGATTTCGAGCCGCTGACCGAGGCGCTCAGCGAACACTCGCGTGTCGCCGTCGTCGAACCGTTCGGCTACGGATGGAGCGACAGCACGGATCGCGAGATGACCGCCGTGAACGTCGCCCACGACATCCACGCTGCGCTGGTGGGTGCCGATGTGCCCGGCCCGTATGTCATCGCGGCGCACTCGATCGGCGGCCTCTATGCGCAGCAGTTCGCTGACCTCTATCCAGAGGACACCGCCGCCGTCGTCGGCATCGATCCCACGATGCCGCGCACGTTCGACTTCGCTCCGGCGACCGAAGGCGGTGTCGATCCCTTCGCCGCCCCGATTCCCGAGTACTTCGGCTGGGCGACCGCCATGGGATGGACCCGGATCCTCCAAGGCGTGGTCGGGGATGATCCGCAACTGACGTCTGGGGCGTCGTCAGCCGACGGGTACTCCCGCGCGAACCTCGAGATGCAGCGCACGCTCACCAACTGGAGCGCGATGAGCTCGAATGTCATGGACCAGGCGGGCCGCCTGGCCGAGACGATCGGCGAGGTCGAGAACCTGAGGTTCTCCGAGCGCACGCCCGTGCTGCTCTTCACCGCGCAGAGCGAGCATGGCGACGACGCCGAGTGGCTGACCCGGGCTCGTGACGACTATCTCGCGAGCTCGGGATGCGCGGCCACGGTGGGAGTCGACGCGGGGCACTACCTCCACCACACCGCGTCATCGACGCTCGCCACGGAGATCCAGCACTTCTTGGACCGCTGCGTCGCACCGGCCTGA
- a CDS encoding MBL fold metallo-hydrolase, producing the protein MFGPFEQETRLMACKTRNPFLEPEGADRRQLPQRGVIPFRRAVANTSGRRLMLKQVAEGVLVHESEFIQSNSVVVQGRAGVLLIDPGITSNEMAALANDLRELGQPVVAGFSTHPDWDHVLWHADFGDAPRYGTARCAASLGDLLSQADWEAQIAEGLPPEYAEEIPMDLLGLITGLPAEAAQVPWDGPRVRIIEHQAHAPGHAALLIEERGVLVAGDMLSDILMPFLDLEAADPIEDYLAALRLFASVADGIDAVVPGHGSVGGAEQLRARIEQDRVYVQALRDGEVPDDPRVGPSAPLDWLPDVHRWQLERLAQREQRATPE; encoded by the coding sequence GTGTTCGGACCATTCGAACAGGAAACTCGTCTGATGGCGTGCAAAACCCGCAATCCGTTTCTCGAGCCTGAGGGCGCCGATCGTAGACAACTCCCCCAACGTGGGGTAATACCGTTTCGACGAGCGGTTGCAAACACAAGCGGAAGGCGTCTCATGCTGAAGCAAGTCGCTGAGGGCGTTCTCGTTCACGAGAGCGAGTTCATCCAGAGCAATTCCGTTGTCGTGCAGGGCCGGGCCGGCGTGCTGCTCATCGACCCCGGTATCACGAGCAACGAAATGGCGGCCCTCGCGAACGACCTTCGCGAGTTGGGCCAGCCCGTCGTGGCAGGCTTCTCGACGCATCCAGATTGGGACCATGTGCTCTGGCACGCGGACTTCGGCGACGCGCCCCGTTACGGCACAGCCCGCTGCGCGGCTTCTCTAGGAGATCTGCTGTCTCAGGCGGACTGGGAGGCCCAGATAGCCGAGGGATTGCCGCCGGAGTACGCCGAGGAGATCCCAATGGATCTGCTCGGCCTCATCACCGGTCTGCCCGCCGAAGCCGCGCAGGTTCCTTGGGATGGCCCCAGAGTCCGGATCATCGAGCATCAGGCCCATGCACCGGGCCACGCGGCGCTGTTGATCGAGGAGCGCGGCGTCCTCGTCGCCGGCGACATGCTCTCCGACATCCTGATGCCGTTCCTCGACCTGGAGGCCGCCGACCCGATCGAGGACTACCTCGCCGCGCTCCGGTTGTTCGCGAGTGTCGCCGACGGCATCGATGCCGTCGTCCCCGGTCACGGTTCAGTCGGTGGAGCCGAGCAGCTGCGCGCACGAATCGAACAGGATCGCGTGTACGTGCAGGCACTGCGAGACGGCGAAGTTCCCGACGACCCGCGGGTCGGTCCATCAGCCCCGCTGGATTGGCTGCCCGACGTGCACAGGTGGCAACTCGAGCGGCTCGCCCAACGGGAGCAGAGAGCGACGCCCGAGTAG
- the glpK gene encoding glycerol kinase GlpK, with translation MADYILAIDQGTTSSRAIIFDKAGSIVSTGQLEHEQIFPKAGWVEHDPAEIWRNTREVVGQALGKADLTRHDIAAVGITNQRETAVVWDKNTGEPVYNAIVWQDTRTQPIVDRLAADGGVERFKQQVGLPLATYFSGTKIVWILENVPGAREKAEAGDLLFGTTDTWVLWNLTGGPDGGVHATDVTNASRTMFMDLETLAWDDEILAAFGVPRSMLPEIKSSSEVYGTVEPSSLLREVPVAGILGDQQAATFGQAAFDTGESKNTYGTGNFLIFNTGEEIVHSKNGLLTTLGYKLGDAAPHYALEGAIAVTGSLIQWLRDNLGLISSAPEVEQLANTVDDNGGAYFVPAFSGLFAPYWRPDARGALVGLTRFVNKGHIARAALEATAFQTREVLEAVNADSGVDLTELKVDGGMIANNTLMQFQADILGVPVVRPVVAETTALGAAYAAGLAVGFWSSLDELRANWQEDSRWEPKMDSDERDRQIRLWKKAVTKTFDWVDDDVS, from the coding sequence ATGGCCGACTACATTCTCGCGATCGACCAGGGCACCACCTCGTCGCGCGCGATCATCTTCGACAAGGCCGGATCGATTGTTTCGACCGGGCAGCTCGAGCACGAGCAGATCTTCCCCAAGGCGGGCTGGGTCGAGCACGACCCCGCCGAGATCTGGCGCAACACACGTGAAGTGGTCGGCCAGGCCCTCGGCAAGGCCGACCTCACCCGGCACGACATCGCGGCGGTGGGCATCACGAACCAGCGCGAGACCGCGGTGGTGTGGGACAAGAACACCGGCGAACCTGTGTACAACGCGATCGTGTGGCAGGACACCCGCACCCAGCCGATCGTCGACCGGCTCGCGGCCGACGGCGGCGTCGAGCGGTTCAAGCAGCAGGTCGGCCTGCCGCTCGCGACGTACTTCTCGGGCACGAAGATCGTGTGGATCCTCGAGAACGTGCCCGGCGCCCGGGAGAAGGCTGAGGCCGGCGACCTGCTGTTCGGCACGACCGACACGTGGGTGCTCTGGAACCTGACCGGCGGACCGGACGGCGGCGTGCACGCGACCGACGTCACGAATGCGTCGCGCACCATGTTCATGGACCTCGAGACCCTCGCGTGGGACGACGAGATCCTCGCCGCGTTCGGCGTGCCGCGCTCGATGCTGCCCGAGATCAAGAGCTCCTCCGAGGTCTACGGCACGGTCGAACCCTCGAGTCTGCTCCGCGAAGTGCCCGTCGCCGGCATCCTCGGTGACCAGCAGGCCGCGACGTTTGGCCAGGCGGCGTTCGATACCGGTGAATCCAAGAACACCTACGGCACCGGCAACTTCCTCATCTTCAACACCGGTGAGGAGATCGTCCACTCCAAGAACGGCCTCCTGACGACTCTGGGCTACAAGCTCGGTGACGCGGCCCCGCACTACGCACTGGAGGGTGCGATCGCGGTGACTGGTTCCCTCATCCAGTGGCTGCGCGACAACCTGGGACTGATCTCGAGCGCTCCCGAAGTGGAACAGCTCGCGAACACCGTCGACGACAACGGCGGTGCGTACTTCGTGCCGGCGTTCTCGGGCCTGTTCGCGCCGTACTGGCGCCCCGATGCCCGTGGCGCGCTCGTCGGCCTCACCCGCTTCGTGAACAAGGGCCACATCGCGCGCGCAGCACTCGAGGCGACCGCGTTCCAGACCCGCGAAGTGCTCGAGGCGGTGAACGCGGACTCGGGCGTCGACCTGACTGAGCTCAAGGTCGACGGCGGCATGATCGCCAACAACACGCTCATGCAGTTCCAGGCCGACATCCTGGGCGTGCCCGTGGTGCGCCCGGTCGTGGCCGAGACGACCGCGCTCGGCGCCGCCTACGCGGCCGGCCTCGCGGTCGGCTTCTGGTCGAGCCTCGACGAACTCCGCGCAAACTGGCAGGAGGACTCCCGCTGGGAGCCGAAGATGGACTCCGACGAGCGAGACCGTCAGATCCGCCTCTGGAAGAAGGCCGTCACGAAGACGTTCGACTGGGTCGACGACGACGTGAGTTGA
- a CDS encoding SDR family NAD(P)-dependent oxidoreductase: MTDATATRPVTIVTGASRGIGAAIAERLAADGHDLVLTYRERRDDADTIARRCAASGARVLLLQVDLADLEAAATIVPATIAEFGRVSGLVNNAGITGRIGGFLDTTIDESELVFRVNVLAPLLLTRAAIAHMATDRGGAGGCIVNISSGAARSGAPNTYIPYAMSKAALNALTTGAAKEFGPVGVRVNTVSPGTTRTEIHAAAGRPNAPEERAPNIPMRRAGEPHEIAGAVAYLFSADAVYTSGADIRVAGGN; the protein is encoded by the coding sequence ATGACGGATGCCACAGCCACACGCCCGGTCACGATCGTCACCGGCGCGAGCCGCGGTATCGGCGCTGCGATCGCCGAACGCCTCGCCGCCGACGGCCACGACCTCGTGCTGACCTACCGTGAGCGGCGCGACGACGCCGACACGATCGCTCGTCGCTGTGCGGCATCCGGTGCACGGGTGCTGCTGCTGCAGGTCGATCTGGCCGACCTCGAGGCCGCCGCGACGATCGTGCCGGCGACCATCGCCGAGTTCGGCCGAGTGAGCGGCCTCGTCAACAATGCCGGCATCACGGGCCGCATCGGCGGGTTCCTCGACACGACGATCGACGAGAGCGAGCTCGTGTTCCGGGTCAACGTGCTCGCTCCGCTCCTGCTCACGCGTGCGGCGATCGCGCACATGGCGACCGACCGCGGCGGGGCGGGCGGATGCATCGTGAACATCTCATCGGGCGCGGCGAGGTCGGGCGCACCGAACACCTACATCCCGTACGCCATGAGCAAGGCAGCGCTCAACGCGCTGACGACCGGCGCAGCGAAGGAGTTCGGTCCCGTGGGGGTGAGGGTCAACACGGTCTCCCCCGGCACCACCCGCACCGAGATCCACGCCGCGGCAGGCCGTCCGAACGCGCCTGAGGAACGCGCCCCGAACATTCCGATGCGGCGCGCCGGCGAACCGCACGAGATCGCCGGCGCCGTCGCCTACCTGTTCTCGGCAGATGCCGTCTACACCTCCGGAGCAGACATCAGGGTCGCCGGCGGCAACTGA
- a CDS encoding VOC family protein, producing MDITIHASFLPHSDPDASLAFYRDALGFEVRSDVGYDGMRWITVGPHDQPGTSIVLEPPGADPGVTDDERRAIVEMMAKGTYSGILLATHDLDAAFARVQASGAEIVQDPTDQSYGVRDCAVRDPAGNMIRIQELR from the coding sequence ATGGACATCACCATTCACGCGAGCTTCCTGCCGCACAGTGACCCGGATGCCTCACTGGCGTTCTACCGTGATGCACTCGGATTCGAGGTTCGCAGCGATGTCGGATACGACGGGATGCGCTGGATCACCGTCGGCCCGCACGATCAGCCCGGCACGTCGATCGTGTTGGAGCCGCCGGGCGCCGACCCCGGCGTCACCGATGACGAGCGCCGAGCCATCGTCGAGATGATGGCGAAGGGAACCTATTCCGGCATCCTGCTCGCGACGCATGACCTCGACGCCGCCTTCGCGCGTGTGCAGGCGAGCGGCGCCGAGATCGTGCAGGACCCGACCGACCAGAGCTACGGCGTGCGCGACTGCGCCGTGCGCGACCCGGCGGGCAACATGATCCGTATTCAGGAACTGCGCTGA